The genomic interval ACGGACAATACATGTTGACTTCTTATGAGAAGCTCTGTTTAGTTGTTGTGGCAGTTTTggtaataattatgtatttatgtctATTTCACTTTATGCATCCCAGAAAGAACCGGTTTAAAGGGTACGTTGCTTTGGTGTGAGTGCTGAGAGAGTGGACTTGTGGTTTACAGATATTTAATGGTGTTTGTAGGTGTTTGTTAGGCTTTGTGGTTGATGGTTAAAGCACTTTGTGTTGATGGTGAATCGGCATGCTCACAAGCTACTTCTCCGTCTCTTTTCATGATCATTACACTACTTCCATAATCATCCACCATGATTTGTCATTCTCCTGTCCTTCAGAATAGTAGTAGTGCTGCTTGTTGATCTGTGTTTGCCATTCGTTTTGCAGCTGCTCACAAAGCAACATTTTATTGCCTTGTTTTCTAATCTTTCCTCCTCTGCTCTACATCTTTCTCTATCCTTCTTTCTTTCCCGTATGCTGCCCACAGGAGAAATGAACCCATGAGCAGACCTCACTCCTGGCATGCCACCAAGTTCAACGAGAGCCACTCAGAAGCCAAAACCCAGTCCACACCCTCACCAGTCTGGCAAACAAGATATGATGCAAGGTAATTGGAAAGGCAGAAAAGAATTTGTTTCTGTTTATATTGCTTCTTTCAGTAAAGATTTAGGAATGAAAgcctttatttttcttttacaaataaacattgAATGCCAGGAACTTTTTTCATTTGCAAGTTtacatgtgtttgtttttcttagtTCATTCTCTTCTGAACTCTCAACTGGCTGGGAGCAAACCAATCTACGGAGAGTATCCGATCAGTTTAGCTCTTTGGGAAGTATGGACAGCTTAGAGCATAGCTCACATCCATATCCACCTGGCCGTCTTTCCCCAAGCAAGTCCAACAATAACAGCATTGAACATTTGGGTGGTGGTAAACGAGACTCTGCATACAGCTCCTTTTCTACAAGCTCAGGAACCCCAGATTACTCCCTGTCCAAAAGTAACACTGCGTCCACTGAGAACATGCTGTATAAAATTAATCAGTGGGATTCAAGTAGCAGGCACAGCAATGGCAGACATAGCCAAAGCCTAAGCGAAGGGGTACGACAAGATGAGAGGCTTGGATACTTGCAGCATCTCTCAAGCCATGAGATCCCAAAAGCTGAGGAACAGCCCGGCACTCGGCATTCAAGCTCTGGAAGAGTTAGTATTGGACCTGTCTGGCATGTCCCagatatgaagaaaaatgtggTATCCTCCACCCCACCTCCTGCTCCACCAACACGCAGTGATAGTTTTGCAGCTACCAAGGTTCATGAGAAGGGTCTGATCACAGGTACCTCTGAGGGCCTCGGTGTTCATCCCCAGTTAAAGCCTCAGGTGAAAGCATTGCAAAAGGCAGGAGAAACCCATGAAACCACACAAAGGTCTCATCAAGTTAACGAGACAGCTCCTGAGAGTCGACCATCTAAAAATGATTCctcaaatccctacatttcatCCAATGCCCAACATCAGTATCCACCCCATATGTCATCAGACAAAACATACTCCCTATCAACGACAGATGTCAGAGATAGGCATCAGCCCTATGCCCCTGTCCCATACCATTCACGGCAGTACAGTGACGAGGGCACTTTCCATGCTCAAACTAGGACAATACCAGCACTGAAACCTCCATTCAGTGGATACTTCAGCAGTATGCAGGAGCTGCCCACAAACAACCACATGCAACCCAATAGCCAGAATCAAACTAGAAGGCAAGCTGCATCAATGTCCGGGTATGTTGGAGTTACCTCTCATCATATCGCTCAGGGAATGACCCAGGCTTCTTTAGTGAGAGTTGATGACTTTAAAGCTACTTCAGTCTCAGAAATGTCACACAGTGGACGAGACAGGTTGTCCATTGGTTCTCAAGGAGGAGCAAAAGACCGCTATTTCCCACCTCAGTCACAGCACCATGATACAGATCATAAAGACAATAATGCGTCCTTCAAACAAAGTGAAAACCACCATCGCATTTTCGCTGCACCAAGTAATATACCAGATTCAACAAAACCTTCCGAACTGAGGGGGAGCCAAAAGCAACTCCATATGTCTAGCTCTGATGAGCATTCTGGTAGTTATCCCTCCAGTAAGCAACCCGAGCACAGGAGAAGTGCTGGTCATCTCCATCTTAAAGAGTACTCACAACAACCCTTTCCAGCTAAAAGTGAGTCAAAGATATGTCCCCAGAAAACACCTATGCTCTATTCTCTGGCCCAAGAGAACAATGACGTGGAGGACTGTCAAGATGAGATCAACAGTGGAAGTGCACAACAGGAAGTCCTTGAGAGTCAGAGTGGCAAACAAGCAAGACGAAGTGACCGATTTGCCACCACCTTGCGCAACGAGATCCAGATGAGGAGGGCTCAGCTTCAAAAGAGTCGAAGCGCAGCCACTTTAGAAAGTCCAGTTGAAGCTGTAGAAGAGCCTGCAGTCTGGAAGACCACTGGTACTTCTTCATCATCCTCAGATGGCTGCTTTTCCAGCTCTTATAAAGACCATCTGAAAGAAGCCCAGGCCAGAGTCCTCCAGGCTACATCCTTTAGGAGAAGAGACTTAGAGCCAGTCTTGTTTGAGCATCCAGGTACTGAGGGTCCCACTCGGAAAGACACACCTCCGCTACCAGGTGTCTCCGAGGTCCCAGCTAGCAAACCCACCTCAGGGAGTAATCAGGTGCTTCGCATTGGTAACCGCAAGCGGTTTTCTGCAGAAAAGAAACTTAGGTCTTTTTCTGAGCCAGATAAAATTCATGAAGTAGGAGCTAACGAGCGCTCCAGTGTGCCTGATAATGCTGCACCCTTAGAAAATCGGCATAGATTATTTGAGGCTGTGGGGAAACCAACTTTCCCCAAGCCTATGCCAAAGCAAAACCTGCAGACATCTGAAGACACCAGACTGCCCAAGTCTGGAGGCATGCACTATTCTGCAAAGAGTGAAACAGCAGGGCGGAGTAAAAGTGAAAGCTCAACCCCCATTGAACACCATCTTAATAATGAAGGTCAGGATGGCCCACACTCAGTAAACCGACAAGCCATGCTAGAACAACAGCGACTTGGCACCTTTGCAGAGTATGAGGCCAAATGGAACATTCAAAGGAAGACATCCGAACCAAGGGTATCTGGACGATACCACTCCGCTGATAACATCCTTGATACAGGAAATGAGAGACAGAGTAAGCCCACCTGTGTGCATGAAAGATCTAGATCCTCCCCTTCTGCTGACTTCCATGGACAGGTtggttatttcatatttaatgaaGTCTCTCAGTTTTCAATGATTTAATTCTGTTATATTTGTTCAgattagggctgggtaaaaatattgatttcttggTTTCATACAAATCTatcccccggtttcacagacaaggcttaagcctagtcctagactaaaatggaagtctgagctgtttcagctAAAAGAAACATGCACTGACTGATcctaaaatatatcagtgccattgttttgtctcaagatggacaccagtaatgtttttttctgagacatgtttataaaaatgacataaatgtcGTAATTGAACTATGGTTTAATCCTGGCTTAGTTTAAGatctgtctgtgaaaccagacttatattgtttcttaaatcccaagaattgaTTAGTCTAGCCTTGTTTTCAGTTAACACATGAAACATTGTAGTGCACGTATTATCCAATAAATCTCAAtgagctttgtgctttgttacttttgatatgaaacaaagtctcaaatTTCAAATTCAGTCCATTTTATTACCATATTCAAACGGTAAATGCCATTTTTgacgctgtttaatgtggagtgacagatcgctgttgCACTTCAGTTcgtgaaataaacatgaataaacatctgaaggtatgttaaaagaaagattacaacttactgaaatcagtatcctgtctcatgtaatcactcTATGAGTGTTTCAGCCATGGAAAGACGACATCAATATAACAGCctgtaaacaatgtcacataaTGTCACATCTATCTCACATAAGAAACATATTCAGTGACCATAAACACTAGTCAACTAGAAAAATTAACTCCAGAGGCATGTTCTGTATATGATCGAATTGAATGGGAAATCAAATTGaatcgcaagcttgtgaatcagaaccgaatttgtgtcaaaacccagccctacaAAACAGGTGCCGTcacagtttgtttttatttggaaCGCTTCATGAATCAAAAGTGTCTTGAGTCTCACATACAGCCCCAGTGAATAGCAGTGATAGCAATATAAAAGCCGGAACTTAGTCAAACATTAAACTCTGTACAAAAAGTCACACCCTCAGACCAGGAAAGTTGTAAGAAAGATCACACAATCATGTCAACCGACTAAGACCATAATTACAAAAGACGATAGTCTTAAAATAGCCTAAGTTAACAGTAGTTGAGATGTATTAATACCTGAACGAGGAGATTAAGTTTGATATGTTTTATGTTCCTCCCAGAAACTTCCAGTTCAAGAAACGAAGTCAGCTGACTATTCCAAACCTGAGAAAAATCTCTGCGAACAGGATAAGAATAGTACAAGGTGAGtgctctgttgtttttttccccattatcTTCAAAGAGTAAAAAGATAATACacaattttaatgtgtttattgaaTATCACTCTGCACTTTTAACATGCTTGTCATGATTATCATGATACTCCTGGGCTTGTTTGAAACTAAGCCAAACAACTCTTCCCTTTGTAATGGAAATGATACCAGTGCCAACAGCCCTGGCTGAGACTGTGTCAGTGTGTCGGTGAAACTATTCCTGCGCTAATGGCTCTGATCTTGACCTCGCTGCATACAGAAATCCCAAGCTGGGCCATCAGTCAGCCCTCGTTGGGTCAAAGACAAACAGTAGACTCTTTATGATCCTTGCAGCCTTGGGATTTAGCCCAGCTGTGACAGCACTGCAATCCTCACTGACTGGGCTTTGTTACAACGAGATGGTTTTGAGTTGTAGGCATGTGAGTATGACATAGGAAGTGTCCAATAAGTCCATTCATAATAAGGCCAAAGAGTAAAATAGCAGCCTAAATTGAATTTTTGCTCTTCCTACTtctttaaaatactgaaatggcACTTCAAAAAGCTCTTTAGAGATGTAAaactttacagataaaatgtaattcagGTTTTACTCTACATATGTAATCTAGTAGATAATGCATTTTACTTTGAAAGAATCATGAATGCTAGCCCTGTACTCTGCTAAGGAGAAACTTTAGTGCTTAATCCAATTCATAATGCCgaacattcattttaaaaccaGCTGGATGAAGAATAGAAGGCTTGTATGTATATTCTGTGCTTGAATAATGTACCAACTGGCACAGAATGGAAGTAGCGTTAACTGTGTGAAGTTGGAGAACGTACAGTCTGATAGTATCGTTTGCTGGGCATGAAATGACCTCCAGTTACCTTAGCAGTTTTTGAAATCATGTCTTTTCATGTCTAGCCTGGGAACTGGGAAACATGTTAAATTGATCCTTACCTGCTTTATCTCTCACTTAAATTATAATCTAGAAAACCTGAAATGAAAGAAACTGTGTCCTTTGAAGATGCAGCTCAAGGATAAAGGATAGATGGCTGGGATGTTATTCCTTTTACATGCAAACTTTTTAGGTGGGGCTCCAATAGTGTGATTCAGGTCAAATTGGATATGTACTCTCAATGTTTGAGATGCAAATTAAAGTTTCAGCTAGTTTACATTGTCATTAATTTGACTTGATCAAAGCAACAGCAACAAGATCATTTTCTAATGTCACAAACAGCTTCCAGTTGTGTCTAACAGATGACCTAcctatttatattcatatttatctAACCTTTCATATTTATGTAACCATAACTTTACAGGCATATCGTTCTATGGCTTCCCTGGGTCTTCTATGTGTAGACGTAAGGAGTGGCAAACTTGAATAAGCATGTTACCGCCAAACATCCATCATCCGAAGCTTTGTAAATTGCCCCCTATGAAAGGTTTTGTCTTGATTCTTGCTTGTAATTAAGGTGCCGTGGAGAGCTAACTATGAATTATACCATAGACCTGCATCTTCACTTCATAGCGCCTAAATGTCAAAGTCTTCCTGTCTGCCACCCAATCATTTTACTTGTGTGCAAACATGCACAACTTAATTAAACATTGAAGTCGTAGCTGGAAGGATTCCTCACTTCACTAAGTGATTTTGACAGAGACTTCTAATGTAAGAAAACTCTTTGGCAACTGACTTTTATTAGTACAGGTAGTGTGGACTAAATCCAGTTGGAAACATTTCAGTTGAGCTACAAGCATTTTAGCCCCACCCAGGTGAGATTACATATGTTAGGGGTACAGGAAGCACCTGTTGCTGAGATGAGAACTCCCAATCATCAGAGGTGAGCGCTGCTTTTCATACAGTCAGGTTTCATATTTAGTTCAAGAATTGCTGTTTAGCTGTTTATAGCGACTTTATATGGACACCAGCACCAAGTGCCTGGATAATGGACTTTTTTGAAGTCTTCCTGGAGAAGTTTGAATCATTCCGAGTCTGTAAGTTTAATTTTAAGAGGTGTTTTCTTAGTTTTTAGTTCTCAGTTAATACTTTTCTtggttttattctgtttttacttAATAGGTGAATGCAGGTCAGTGTTTGCATGTAAAATGCTTtgtaaacaatgaaaacatacaGTTGCTTATCCACGTGGAGAGATGGTATGTCTCTCTATTATATGTTTCTGCTACTGGTAGCTGTTTTGTCACATGAACTTTATCAAACAAGGGAAGTTAGCTAGAGACTGATGTTTGATTATAGGTGGGGTGTTGTGGACAAAAGCTCACATGGTATTACCGCGGAGACGTTCTGCATGCCAGTTCATGCTGAGATCAAATGTATGTGTTAGACACTAGAGTATTAGAAAGAACCTGCATCCTACTTGAATGTTAACCATGCATGCATGCTATACTAATGACATCTGCAATGAAAGCATGTATCAGATAACATTGAGAATGACTCTTAAAGTTCGTACACCTATATTGCTGCATCTGGCATtttcttccttctttccttttGTACACTACCCTTCAGAAGTTTtaggtctgtaagattttttacttttcaagattaatgttttaaatcagcaaggatgcattaaattgagcAAAAGTGAGAGTGAATACTTtcacattgttaaaaataaataattaaatactccaataaatgctgttctttgatatttatatttataaattcatgaGTCCCACAaaattccacaaaaatattaagcagcattactgttttctacatctaaatcagcatattatagtgatttttttttttttttttttcatcacgagacactgaagaccggtgtaatggctgctgaaaattcagctttgccatcacaggaataaattacatatgacaatatatttaaaaaactgtaaaacattttaaaaaatcttacaaaccacaaacttttttatttgtggAATAACCACAAACCATCCTACAACTACTCACGACTTGCTTCTCTTTACTCTTCTTTaatctctttgtttttttctttggagCACAGCCACTGGTTCTATACACCCAGCAGGTAATTCAGTATACCGTGTCTTTCTGTGGAGTTtggtggatttttaaaatggaataatTCATTTGCACATATTGACTGTATTaccaaaattattataaattgatTCTAACAGTAGAATCTGCCACATTTCTAATGTTGCATggtttgaagtcaaaagtttacatatacatggcagaatatgcaaaatgttaattattttaccaaaatatgaggaatcatacaaaatgcatgttattttttgtttagcacTTACCTGAGTAAGgtgtttcacataaaaaatgtttacatttagttcACCAGAGAAAATAAGAATTGAATTTACAAAAACTaccctgttcagaagtttacatatacttgattTTTAGTATTGTTTGGTTACCtgattacctgaatgatccgcagcgttttgtttttttgtttgttttgttttggttagtgatagttgttcataagtcccttgtttgtcctgaacagttaaactgcccactgttcttcagaaaaaccctttaggtcccacaaattctttggtttctcagcaattttgtgtatttgaaccctttccaacaatgactgtatgatttgtagattcatcttctcacactgagaacaactgagggactcatatacaactattacaaaatgttcaaacactccagaagaaaaaatgatgaattaagagccggggagtggaaacttttggaatttgaagatcagggtaaatttaatttttgtcttctgggaaacatgtaagtatcttctgtagcttctgaagggcagtactaaatgaaaaaaatatatgaaatataggcaaaataaaaaaaaaatgtaaacattcttttcaaaagtttacacccctggctcttaaagcatagtttttctttctgaagcatcagtgagcatttgaactttctgcaatagttgcatatgcgtcccacagttgtcctcagtgtgaaaagatggatctcaaaatcatacagtcattgctggaaagggttcaaatacaaaaatgctgaaaaaccaaagaatttgtaggacctgaaggatttttctgaagaacaatggGCAGTTTAACTTTCGAGCAACTATCACTAAGCGATGATTTCATCTGAATTGTCAGGCCACCTATCCCTAATAGACGTCGgtaaagaaatacatttacattgttactTTCATAGAGTGTTTTAATATTAGAGTTTTCGTTCCCAAgcagttttatataaaatagtcaCACAAGAGCCTTCTTATCCCTCCCTGCCCTCCATAAATCTGGGTAGACAAGGAAGAGAGTAAAAACATAAACGAAAACAATCAAGATTAAGAAGGGAAAAGCGCTCTCCTTGCCAGTTGCTGCAGGGGAAAGATCATTCATTCTCCACAGCATGACAGGCTTGTGGGAACAGAAATATGCTGGGTATGACAGCCAGCCTGGGAGTTACCATGGAGAGATGGTGAAATGTGGGAGAAATGTCTGCCTGCCTATCGATTTACGCTGAACACAGTGAGGCTTTGTGCACCAAAAAGGACAAACACATTCAGACTCTGGGCCTTTGAGGAATCTTCATTGGTAGATTGTGATTTTTACTTCAAAGcattctcttttgttttttaggttAAATGAAAAAGGATACAGTGAACTCGTATGCAAGGAAAACCCAGAAATCCCCTCACTGGCTTTGACTGAAGACCTGGAGAAAAAAGCTTTAGATCCTCCATCCAGTCATCATAAAACTGCACTGCATTTCTCTGACCATAGCACTCGCAGTGAACCTTCAGCGCCCTCCAAAAACAAGAGCTCTGTTCTCTTGCCCCATCTGGAGAAGTACAAATGCCCTGAGGGCACACCTCCTCCTCTTAGCAAATTTCAGGAGGTCCAGCCTGGATCACAAGGAGGAGTCTTGGCCTCACTCTCTCCTGTCAACAATCAAAGCTCTGCCTCTTTTCCAGCCCCTGTTCCCTGGAAAGGCTCAGAGCATAGCAAAGGGCCAACAAGGGAGGAGGAGCTACCACAAGAGCTTGTGCCTCCTCCCTTTCCACCTCCTCCCCCTCCAGCTGTCCTGCCCACCCAACAAACCGCTGGCCCGACCCAGCCCACCATGGAGGGGCAGCGTTCGCCCTCGCCCCAGTTTGCTCCCCAGAGGCTGACTGACAAGCCCCCTGTCTCCGTCTCCATACAGGATGAAGCTCCTGGAAGGTAAGACTTTATGTATTTAGAGTTAAATTCTGCCGTACAGGAATTCTTTCAGGTCTGTGCTGGAATTCGGGGAGATTTCCACTGGCAAACCACAGCTGGGCTCCTCTCAGCTGCAATCTTAAAACCATCACTGGAAACTCTCCCTACAGCCCAGTAATTTAATGACAGTGCTTCTCTGACTGTCTCTTTATTGTATTCATGCACATACAAGGGGCTTATTCATATGTGTCCTTACTGCAGATTGCCCATGTGTACTGCAATTCTTCAGATCAGTCATAAGAGGGATACCCCCCAGCCTCAACTAAAGACTGTTGAAGAATATCATTTCTGGCGCTTTGTTTTTGCTGGAATAGGGAAAGTTTTTAGAAGTCTAGCCATCAGAAGCCTGGCGAAGACCTAGGTTTTGAATTGGACATTGACATCATTGTATGATTCTTAACTATATGCATGGATTTGGTCACAGGAACTGACATGTCTTGTTTTCCTGTATACAGAGCTTGCTAGCCTGAAGTAAAAGATCAAATGTCATGTTTTTCCACACAGATAATACCTATGAAAATTGTTTTTCCTGCCCTTCTTGTGTTAATCTTTTGCCTAGTATCCCAGTTTTTCTTTGTCTCATTTCTTTCATTCACCATTGTTGTTTTCTTACAGGATGGATAGGGTTAAAGATGAGAATACATCTGTGAAGAAAGTTCCCATTAAAATTGTCCGCTCCGAGAGTGACACCGAAAAAGAAAGCCGGCAATATCTCAACCTCCCCATCGAGACCCCCATCAGCTCTCAAGAACCTGGAGTAACTCATCTTCAGAGTTTGGGGAACCCCGATCAGTCCTACTCCTTATTCTGTACTTACACCAGGCAAAAGGACCAGGTGCCTGATCTGAGAGAAGCAGATATGGGCCCTCTGAAAGATCAGGGTCCACAAACCAACGTGAACCCAGTATCTTATGGGTTACGTGGCCCCCAGATGGCCCCTTCGCCGGATCAAAGCAGCAACGGGGTGTCTTCACACCCCTTGCAGACAGAGGACGACGAAAAAAGAAAGGAGCTGGCTAAAGACATAATGGACAAGGACAAATCCTTAGTGGACATTTTAGACCAGAGTAAGATGAAAACCACCATGGATTTGATGGAGGGGATTTTCCCTCAGGGAGAGCAGCTACTGGAGGAGGCCCAACATCGCAGGAAAGCTGCCCCGAAACAGCTTTCTCATCGCAACTCTGTGGAGAAGTCAGTATTTCGTACTTGTAAACCTTCTGTGTTCCTATTTCCTACCTCGGTTTGCCAAATTCGTGCTTCATTATTTATTCTGGGAATTTACCCTTAATTACAAACCTATCCAGAAGGAAGAAAGATTGAACTTGTGTGtctgatgtttgtttttgtttttttaatcagcaGGTCAGGGTTGTTATTGTATGAAAGCCCGTTTccgtcactgaaaaaaaaaaaaaagttaattgcgagtttttatctcacaattcagactttttctcagaattgcatgtttacatctcccatttctaacttttttctcccaatattgagtttatatcaagcaattctactttttttctcatgattaaattttatatcctgcatttatgttttttttcttctcgtaaatgtgagtttatatcttttttcttcttgcaattccaaggtTACATcccacaattcagactttgttGTCGTAAATGCCAGTTAAAATCcagttctgagggaaaaaaaaaagaattgtgagtttatatctcacaattctgacctttttcttgcaattccgagtttatatctcacatttctgactttttttcttatgattgtttgtctcacaattctgacttttttctcgcaatatcaagtttatatgtcgcaattctgactttttttgtaaatgtgactttatattatacaattctgactttttcttgcaattctgagtttatatctcgcaatcgtgacttttttctcagaattgtaagatattagttcccaattgtgagttataaaatccagttctgagggggaaaaaagatattttcttagaatcgtgagtttatatcacagttctgactttttttgtaaatgtgactttatatttttcttgcaattccaagtttatatcctgcattTCCaaccttttttcttgcaattcaattccaagtttatatcctgcattTCCAACCTTTTTCTCACAAtatcgagtttatatctcacaattctgactttttcttgcaattccaagtttatatcctgcattTCCAACCTTTTTCTCACAAtatcgagtttatatctcacaattctgactttttttcttgtaaatgtgagtttatatctcacaattctgactttttcttgcaatatcgcgtttatatcttgtaattctgactttttctttaaattctatctcgcaattttgacttttttttcagaattgtaagatatgaactgacaattgtgagttataaaatccaGTTCTGCGGGGGAACaatgaaaaaagatattttctcacaattgtgaatttatatctcacaattctgacttaacttccggttgcatgttataaagtaaGTAAGTGCAAGTGCAAGTTATAagatagaaacttgcaattctgagaaataaagtcgcaattctgagaaacaaagtttataacttacaattctgacttttctcaaaattgtgagtttaaatctcagaaTTCTGCAAGTTGatgtcacgcaattctgagaaaaaaagccagaattgtgagatgtaaacgtgagaaaaaaaaaacagaattttctcaaattgcaagtttatatctcacaattctgactttttttgtaaatgtgactttatatctcacaattctgactttttctcgcaaatgcaagtgtatatctcgcaattctgacttttttcttgcaattctgagtttatatcctgcatttctgacttttttctcgcaaatacgagtttatatcttacaattctgacatttttctcacaatatcgagtttatatcttgcagttctgacttttttcttgtaaatgtgactttatatctcacaattctgacttttgtcttgcaattctgcaagAAAAaacctcagaattgtgagataaaaccttgcagttaaatcattttatttatttttttattcagtggcagaaacagttTTCCGTGTTATTGAGCCCTACCCGTgtggtttcattaaaaaaaacaacaaaaaaaaaacggagaaaggtatttagtaaatatttagaTTGTAGCCTGTCCAATTTTTCTTCCTCATTCAAGTTATGATTCATAAGCGtggtttatttttcttgttgcaAATCTGGGGCATTAACTCATCTAGCAATCTGGCAGACTTTGTGTAAATCTTATGTCACTGAAACAGAatgtcaaaa from Labeo rohita strain BAU-BD-2019 chromosome 6, IGBB_LRoh.1.0, whole genome shotgun sequence carries:
- the shroom2a gene encoding protein Shroom2 isoform X6, producing MKMVDIVAQKMPSESDVHMARSFLTKILRSSMRRNEPMSRPHSWHATKFNESHSEAKTQSTPSPVWQTRYDASSFSSELSTGWEQTNLRRVSDQFSSLGSMDSLEHSSHPYPPGRLSPSKSNNNSIEHLGGGKRDSAYSSFSTSSGTPDYSLSKSNTASTENMLYKINQWDSSSRHSNGRHSQSLSEGVRQDERLGYLQHLSSHEIPKAEEQPGTRHSSSGRVSIGPVWHVPDMKKNVVSSTPPPAPPTRSDSFAATKVHEKGLITGTSEGLGVHPQLKPQVKALQKAGETHETTQRSHQVNETAPESRPSKNDSSNPYISSNAQHQYPPHMSSDKTYSLSTTDVRDRHQPYAPVPYHSRQYSDEGTFHAQTRTIPALKPPFSGYFSSMQELPTNNHMQPNSQNQTRRQAASMSGYVGVTSHHIAQGMTQASLVRVDDFKATSVSEMSHSGRDRLSIGSQGGAKDRYFPPQSQHHDTDHKDNNASFKQSENHHRIFAAPSNIPDSTKPSELRGSQKQLHMSSSDEHSGSYPSSKQPEHRRSAGHLHLKEYSQQPFPAKSESKICPQKTPMLYSLAQENNDVEDCQDEINSGSAQQEVLESQSGKQARRSDRFATTLRNEIQMRRAQLQKSRSAATLESPVEAVEEPAVWKTTGTSSSSSDGCFSSSYKDHLKEAQARVLQATSFRRRDLEPVLFEHPGTEGPTRKDTPPLPGVSEVPASKPTSGSNQVLRIGNRKRFSAEKKLRSFSEPDKIHEVGANERSSVPDNAAPLENRHRLFEAVGKPTFPKPMPKQNLQTSEDTRLPKSGGMHYSAKSETAGRSKSESSTPIEHHLNNEGQDGPHSVNRQAMLEQQRLGTFAEYEAKWNIQRKTSEPRVSGRYHSADNILDTGNERQSKPTCVHERSRSSPSADFHGQKLPVQETKSADYSKPEKNLCEQDKNSTRLNEKGYSELVCKENPEIPSLALTEDLEKKALDPPSSHHKTALHFSDHSTRSEPSAPSKNKSSVLLPHLEKYKCPEGTPPPLSKFQEVQPGSQGGVLASLSPVNNQSSASFPAPVPWKGSEHSKGPTREEELPQELVPPPFPPPPPPAVLPTQQTAGPTQPTMEGQRSPSPQFAPQRLTDKPPVSVSIQDEAPGRMDRVKDENTSVKKVPIKIVRSESDTEKESRQYLNLPIETPISSQEPGVTHLQSLGNPDQSYSLFCTYTRQKDQVPDLREADMGPLKDQGPQTNVNPVSYGLRGPQMAPSPDQSSNGVSSHPLQTEDDEKRKELAKDIMDKDKSLVDILDQSKMKTTMDLMEGIFPQGEQLLEEAQHRRKAAPKQLSHRNSVEKKEEDSLVAATALVTNSTYYSTSAPKAELLIKMKDMQEQSVEHNSEEELEEDNESDLASKKHELIDSLSKKLQVLRGAQESLQEDVQDNNALGEDVEAIVQGVCKPNELEKFRMFVGDLDKVVNLLLSLSGRLARVENALNSLEEDASLDERRTLTEKRKLLIRQHEDAKELKENLDRRERVVYDILASYLSEENMADYEHFVKMKSALIIEQRKLEDKIKLGEEQLKCLMDSLPMDLRTTN